A DNA window from Solanum lycopersicum chromosome 3, SLM_r2.1 contains the following coding sequences:
- the LOC101258938 gene encoding E3 ubiquitin-protein ligase AIRP2-like isoform X1 — protein sequence MMTNYYEFVKSTSCEDSLKAIEADIQYANLLAASIPRFKNGTRLQMKLVYSNLAPVLLFLLQWMDCSCTCLLPSYFNFFHITVYKVIPNAKKKIHSDARKASIREFYAVLLPSLRHLHDSSSEQEHSHDEPQVSKMIVGKKVQEKKHFDADVEKENECGICLEPCTKVVLPNCCHAMCISCYCDWNLRSESCPFCRGNLKRVNSGDLWVLIGSNDVVDQATLSNEDMLRFYIYINNLPKDIPDAMFLVYYEYLI from the exons ATGATGACGAATTACTATGAATTTGTGAAATCTACTTCATGTGAAGATTCTTTAAAGGCAATTGAAGCTGACATTCAGTATGCCAATTTGCT GGCAGCTTCTATTCCGAGGTTCAAGAATGGTACTCGTCTACAAATGAAGTTGGTGTACAGTAACTTGGCACCGGTACTTCTGTTCTTGCTCCAATGGATGGATTGCTCATGCACGTGCTTACTTCCAAGTTATTTCAATTTCTTCCACATAACTGTATACAAG GTTATCCCCAATGCGAAGAAGAAGATTCATTCTGATGCTAGGAAGGCAAGCATTAGAGAATTCTATG CTGTTCTATTACCATCTCTACGACACCTACATGATAGCTCATCAGAGCAGGAACATAGTCACGACGAACCTCAAGTTTCAAAAATGATTGTTGGAAAGAAAGTACAAGAGAAAAAACATTTTGATGCTGATGTAGAGAAAGAAAATGAATGTGGAATCTGCTTAGAACCATGCACCAAAGTAGTTTTGCCAAACTGCTGTCATGCTATGTGCATTAGTTGCTATTGTGACTG GAACTTAAGGTCAGAGTCCTGCCCATTCTGCAGAGGAAACCTCAAAAGAGTGAATTCAGGGGATCTGTGGGTTCTGATAGGCAGTAACGATGTCGTTGATCAGGCAACTCTTTCGAATGAGGACATGTTGCGTTTCTATATTTACATAAACAACCTGCCTAAAGATATTCCAGATGCAATGTTTCTAGtttattatgaatatttgatATGA
- the LOC101258938 gene encoding E3 ubiquitin-protein ligase AIRP2-like isoform X2: protein MKLVYSNLAPVLLFLLQWMDCSCTCLLPSYFNFFHITVYKVIPNAKKKIHSDARKASIREFYAVLLPSLRHLHDSSSEQEHSHDEPQVSKMIVGKKVQEKKHFDADVEKENECGICLEPCTKVVLPNCCHAMCISCYCDWNLRSESCPFCRGNLKRVNSGDLWVLIGSNDVVDQATLSNEDMLRFYIYINNLPKDIPDAMFLVYYEYLI from the exons ATGAAGTTGGTGTACAGTAACTTGGCACCGGTACTTCTGTTCTTGCTCCAATGGATGGATTGCTCATGCACGTGCTTACTTCCAAGTTATTTCAATTTCTTCCACATAACTGTATACAAG GTTATCCCCAATGCGAAGAAGAAGATTCATTCTGATGCTAGGAAGGCAAGCATTAGAGAATTCTATG CTGTTCTATTACCATCTCTACGACACCTACATGATAGCTCATCAGAGCAGGAACATAGTCACGACGAACCTCAAGTTTCAAAAATGATTGTTGGAAAGAAAGTACAAGAGAAAAAACATTTTGATGCTGATGTAGAGAAAGAAAATGAATGTGGAATCTGCTTAGAACCATGCACCAAAGTAGTTTTGCCAAACTGCTGTCATGCTATGTGCATTAGTTGCTATTGTGACTG GAACTTAAGGTCAGAGTCCTGCCCATTCTGCAGAGGAAACCTCAAAAGAGTGAATTCAGGGGATCTGTGGGTTCTGATAGGCAGTAACGATGTCGTTGATCAGGCAACTCTTTCGAATGAGGACATGTTGCGTTTCTATATTTACATAAACAACCTGCCTAAAGATATTCCAGATGCAATGTTTCTAGtttattatgaatatttgatATGA